The Oxalobacter aliiformigenes nucleotide sequence ACAGACAGTTTTCAGGACTCCAGCCGGATTTCGTCATTCATCCATTTCAGATACGGTCCCAATCCATTGAGAATCGGTACAGAAATGATTTCCGGAACATCATAGGGATGAATCGACAGAATCGTTTTTTCTACCTCACTATACTTTTCACTGACCGTCTTGATCGTCAGATTCCATTCCGTTGCCTTCTCTACACTCCCCTGCCACCGGTAAACCGATTGTATTGGTTCCCCCCAACTAACGCAGGCGGCAAGTTTTTTCTGAATCAAAGCCTCACTTATCCTGTCGGCGATACCGGAATCCGGTACGGTACAAAAAACGAGAATCGGTTTCGTCATACATTTTTTCCATCATGCAAAATGGCTCAATAAACAACAGCACCCACTGCGAACTACAGGTATTTTAAGTGACAATAAAAAAGCCGGAAAATTTTCCGGCTTTTTTAAATGCAAGGTGAAAACCTTATTTAGCTTCCGCTTCCGGCTTTTCTTCCTGCGGTCTGTCCATCAGTTCGACATAAGCCATTGGCGCATTGTCTCCCAAACGGAAACCCATTTTCAGAATGCGGAGATACCCGCCATTGCGATTTGCAAACCTAGGCCCCAGTTCATTAAACAGTTTTACA carries:
- the cutA gene encoding divalent-cation tolerance protein CutA is translated as MTKPILVFCTVPDSGIADRISEALIQKKLAACVSWGEPIQSVYRWQGSVEKATEWNLTIKTVSEKYSEVEKTILSIHPYDVPEIISVPILNGLGPYLKWMNDEIRLES